A stretch of Brassica napus cultivar Da-Ae chromosome C6, Da-Ae, whole genome shotgun sequence DNA encodes these proteins:
- the LOC106406051 gene encoding inter-alpha-trypsin inhibitor heavy chain H5, translating to MSEEFAVRVEQGLKLSRRIYYGKGIAPPVVPDPQSSPENFLPTAITAYASITDPVAVDNPDVPSYQPYVHARCDPSALVPLQMLGIEMRVDCWLDTAFVTVTGRWRVHCVMPSKRFDCCIAVPTGEKGTLLSAEIDVLSNEKSYKTKLVTEEEASDIDNAHKDKESRFLKSQIYTFKIPHVSGGSIFSVNVNWSQKLVYKDGKFHLNVPFRFPAYVTPVGKEITKREKIVLNMNSCVNGGEVACSYSSHPLKVINRESGKLSCEYEAEVPSWSRVDFDVSFNVSSGDLSGHVLVKSPSPWDSDDRGMFCLYLFPGTTKHKQIFRRRVVFVIDISGSMKWKPLEDVKKALLESLAKLEPEDVFNIIAFNDNIVEFSTKMEFATDETISAVTEWLDSNLIASGGTNMLLPLIQAMKLLEGSKVGVPLVYLVTDGSVENEREICNAMKECCSGHEKSISPRISTFGIGSFCNHYFLQMLARIGNGYYDGTNNTDSFEHQMSRLFDSASNTIVANTTFDALKLLRSVELFPSQIPDITLGQPLILSGRYKGQFPDEVELRGTLADMSCFTIELTVEKAKDIPLDKVLARRQIDELTAQAWFEDKKELQDKVTRLSIQTGFPSEYTQMILSLKDNDEEKTIERPVSIKEILRNPSYQIHKQMSRNIERTSLLGKQGFGFGNLAATLKNLPPWMEEPKEPEGAEILIRAASGVVDRVCCMCCLQCLSRVSDQCTIVFSQICAALACFQCLGCCFEVCGCLDL from the exons ATGTCCGAAGAATTCGCTGTCCGAGTGGAGCAAGGTCTCAAGCTCTCACGACGTATATACTACGGCAAAGGCATCGCTCCTCCCGTAGTCCCGGATCCTCAGTCCTCGCCGGAGAATTTTCTCCCGACGGCGATTACGGCTTACGCTTCAATCACAGATCCGGTGGCTGTTGATAACCCCGACGTCCCGAGCTACCAGCCGTACGTGCACGCACGTTGCGACCCGTCGGCGCTCGTGCCGCTTCAGATGCTCGGAATAGAGATGAGAGTAGATTGCTGGCTCGACACGGCGTTCGTCACCGTCACCGGGCGGTGGCGCGTTCACTGCGTTATGCCTAGTAAACGCTTTGACTGCTGCATCGCTGTTCCCACGGGGGAGAAG GGTACACTTTTAAGTGCTGAGATTGATGTTCTGAGCAATGAGAAGTCTTACAAGACCAAACTAGTTACAGAGGAAGAAGCTTCTGACATTGATAATGCCCACAAAGACAAAGAATCACGTTTTTTGAAGTCTCAAATCTATACTTTCAAGATCCCACAT GTTAGTGGAGGATCAATCTTTTCGGTTAATGTGAACTGGTCACAGAAACTGGTCTACAAAGACGGCAAGTTTCATCTCAATGTACCTTTTAGATTCCCTGCTTATGTTACTCCCGTAGGCAAAGAGATTACTAAGCGAGAAAAGATTGTGTTGAACATGAATTCTTGTGTTAATGGTGGTGAAGTAGCCTGCAGTTATTCAAGCCATCCTTTAAAG GTGATTAACCGTGAATCCGGTAAATTAAGCTGTGAGTATGAAGCTGAAGTACCTTCTTGGTCAAGGGTTGATTTTGATGTTTCATTCAAT GTTTCCTCTGGTGATCTGAGTGGTCATGTTTTGGTTAAGTCTCCATCTCCATGGGATTCAGATGACAGAGGGATGTTCTGTTTGTACCTATTCCCTGGAACCACCAAGCATAAGCAG ATTTTCAGACGAAGGGTTGTGTTTGTGATCGACATAAGTGGAAGCATGAAATGGAAGCCGCTCGAGGATGTAAAGAAAGCCTTATTAGAGTCTTTGGCTAAGCTAGAACCTGAAGATGTGTTCAACATAATCGCCTTCAATGACAACATTGTAGAATTCTCAACTAAGATGGAGTTTGCAACTGATGAGACTATCTCTGCTGTGACTGAATGGCTAGATAGTAATTTAATTGCAAGTGGTGGAACAAACATGTTACTTCCCCTGATACAG gcAATGAAGTTGCTTGAAGGAAGCAAGGTTGGAGTGCCTCTTGTATACCTGGTCACTGATGGATCTGTTGAAAACGAGAGAGAGATATGTAATGCCATGAAAGAATGTTGTAGTGGACACGAAAAATCGATATCTCCTAGGATATCTACCTTTGGCATTG GTTCTTTTTGCAACCATTACTTCTTGCAAATGCTAGCACGGATAGGGAATGGTTACTATGATGGTACAAACAACACAG ATTCATTTGAGCATCAGATGAGTAGACTATTCGATTCTGCTTCTAATACCATCGTAGCCAATACTACTTTTGATGCTCTCAAACTCCTACGCTCAGTTGAG CTGTTTCCTTCTCAGATTCCAGACATAACGCTTGGTCAACCATTGATCTTGTCTGGAAGATACAAAGGACAGTTCCCTGACGAAGTTGAACTCAGAGGCACACTGGCTGATATGAGCTGTTTTACTATTGAGTTAACAGTGGAGAAAGCTAAAGACATTCCTCTAGACAAG GTTCTTGCGAGGAGACAAATCGATGAACTCACTGCTCAAGCTTGGTTCGAAGACAAGAAAGAGCTACAAGACAAG GTCACGAGATTGAGTATACAAACAGGGTTTCCTAGCGAATACACGCAGATGATTTTATCACTCAAGGACAATGACGAAGAGAAGACTATAGAGAGACCAGTTTCAATCAAAGAGATTCTTAGGAACCCATCATACCAAATCCACAAGCAGATGAGCAGGAACATCGAGAGAACGAGTTTGCTTGGGAAACAAGGTTTTGGGTTTGGTAACTTGGCTGCCACGTTAAAGAACTTGCCGCCGTGGATGGAGGAGCCTAAAGAGCCGGAAGGAGCAGAGATTCTGATAAGAGCAGCGTCAGGAGTGGTGGATAGAGTATGCTGTATGTGTTGCTTGCAGTGCCTTTCTAGGGTTAGCGATCAGTGCACCATTGTCTTCTCTCAGATTTGTGCTGCATTGGCTTGTTTCCAGTGTCTTGGTTGCTGTTTCGAAGTATGTGGATGTCTTGACCTCTAA
- the BNAC06G33710D gene encoding uncharacterized protein BNAC06G33710D yields MTTSLLSDPTMLLSTPEVMIASHQPSPASITQISYEEPEQVTCDCCGLTEECTQSYIEMIREHYMGKWICGLCSEAVKYEVIRTKRLLTTEEAMARHMNMCYKFKSSSPPPNPTGRLISAMTQILRRSLDSPRMLRSMPSSPSNDKDDYCVSNVLSRSDSC; encoded by the coding sequence ATGACCACAAGTCTCTTAAGCGATCCCACCATGCTACTTTCAACACCAGAGGTCATGATCGCCTCTCACCAGCCGTCTCCAGCGTCAATAACACAAATCTCCTATGAGGAGCCAGAGCAGGTGACATGTGACTGCTGCGGATTAACCGAGGAGTGCACACAATCTTACATAGAGATGATCAGAGAACATTACATGGGTAAATGGATATGTGGTCTCTGTTCTGAAGCTGTGAAGTACGAGGTTATAAGAACAAAACGTTTGCTAACTACAGAGGAAGCCATGGCAAGACACATGAACATGTGTTATAAGTTCAAATCCTCAAGCCCACCTCCTAATCCGACCGGACGTTTGATCTCTGCTATGACGCAGATCTTGAGAAGAAGTTTGGATTCTCCAAGGATGCTCAGATCAATGCCTAGTAGTCCTTCTAATGACAAAGATGATTATTGTGTTTCAAATGTTTTGTCTAGGTCCGATAGCTGCTAG
- the LOC106404738 gene encoding multiple organellar RNA editing factor 7, mitochondrial: protein MASIIRRPLNLTAAVRFRLTPLLPFSGSSCSVNSNTTRLSELIKVPSLVEGCDYKHWLVLMKPPKGYPPRNDIVQGFVKTLSMALGSEEEAKRSIYSVSTKYYYAFGCRVHEPLTYKIRSLPDVRWVLPDSYVVDGDSGYGGEPFVDGEVVPYDEKYHADWLRDLTDEDAILVKKKPRRKRKK from the exons ATGGCGAGCATCATCAGAAGGCCGTTAAACTTAACGGCAGCCGTCCGGTTTCGACTTACTCCGTTACTTCCGTTCTCCGGAAGTTCTTGTTCCGTTAACTCGAACACGACTCGTCTCTCTGAGTTAATCAAAGTCCCGAGTTTAGTCGAAGGCTGCGACTACAAGCACTGGCTGGTGCTCATGAAGCCTCCCAAAGGATACCCACCTCGAAACGACATCGTCCAAGGCTTTGTCAAAACCCTATCCATGGCTCTTGGGAG CGAAGAAGAAGCTAAGAGATCGATTTACTCTGTTTCCACAAAGTACTATTACGCATTTGGCTGCAGGGTTCATGAACCTTTGACTTACAAGATTAGAT CTCTGCCTGATGTTAGATGGGTTCTGCCAGATTCATATGTAGTTGATGGTGACAGTGGATATGGAG GAGAGCCGTTCGTTGATGGGGAGGTTGTTCCGTACGATGAGAAGTATCATGCGGACTGGCTACGAGATCTAACTGATGAGGATGCTATATTAGTTAAAAAGAAGCCTaggaggaaaagaaagaagtAG
- the LOC106404927 gene encoding putative receptor-like protein kinase At1g72540 — protein sequence MKAMRFSWKSICLPISCMNDTNLKKTTTNPSKEKILLLTRQTSVPSRVYLSDFSNSTISLNDFSNSFLTDIHIFTLEELKTITQGFSKHNYLGEGGFGEVYKGFVDDSLKTGLKAQPVAVKALKQDGGQGHREWLAEVIILGQLKHPHLVNLIGYCCEDDHRLLVYEYMERGNLEDHLFQKYGGALPWLTRVKILLGAAKGLDFLHKGKKPVIYRDFKPSNILLSSDYNSKLSDFGLATDGSEAEDSNFTKSVMGTEGYAAPEYISTGNLTTMSDVFSFGVVLLEMLTARKAVEKYRSSQRGRNLVEWARPMLKDPNKLERIIDPSLEGRYSLEGIRKAAALAYQCLSHNPKSRPTMATVVKTLGPILDLKDIQNGPFVYIVPVAGATEVHDITSKNDVKVTKEETEKEAKVCPRHRAGRRRRRKHRAMKSRAVYSDTTLYKSLGTSLYTQAE from the exons ATGAAAGCAATGAGATTTTCTTGGAAGAGCATATGTCTTCCGATAAGCTGCATGAACGATACAAATCTCAAGAAGACTACAACAAACCCATCTAAGGAAAAAATTCTTCTGCTCACCAGACAAACCTCTGTCCCAAGCAGAGTATACCTGTCTGATTTCAGCAACTCAACCATCTCACTCAACGACTTCTCAAACTCTTTCCTCACAGACATTCACATATTCACCTTAGAAGAGCTCAAAACCATCACACAAGGCTTCTCAAAGCATAACTACCTCGGTGAAGGAGGATTCGGAGAAGTCTACAAAGGGTTTGTTGATGATAGCCTCAAGACTGGTTTGAAAGCTCAGCCTGTTGCTGTCAAGGCCTTGAAACAAGACGGTGGACAAGGCCATAGAGAGTGGCTG GCTGAAGTTATAATACTTGGTCAGTTGAAGCATCCACATCTTGTGAACTTGATCGGATACTGCTGTGAGGATGATCACAGGCTACTAGTTTATGAATACATGGAACGAGGCAATCTTGAAGACCACCTGTTTCAAA AGTATGGTGGAGCCTTGCCTTGGTTAACAAGAGTAAAGATTCTGCTTGGTGCTGCGAAGGGACTTGACTTCCTTCACAAAGGAAAGAAACCTGTTATTTACAGAGATTTCAAGCCTTCCAACATCCTCTTGAGCTCG GATTACAACTCTAAGCTTTCAGATTTTGGCTTAGCCACAGATGGATCAGAGGCAGAGGACTCAAACTTCACCAAAAGTGTAATGGGCACAGAAGGCTATGCCGCTCCGGAATACATCTCAACAG GTAACTTGACAACTATGAGCGATGTGTTCAGTTTCGGTGTGGTGCTTCTAGAGATGCTAACAGCTAGAAAGGCAGTGGAGAAGTACCGGTCATCACAGAGAGGGAGGAACCTAGTGGAATGGGCTAGACCTATGCTAAAAGATCCCAACAAGCTTGAACGAATCATAGACCCTAGCCTGGAAGGGAGATACTCGCTAGAAGGCATCAGGAAAGCAGCTGCTCTGGCTTACCAGTGCCTGAGCCACAACCCTAAGTCACGACCCACTATGGCCACCGTGGTCAAGACCCTGGGGCCCATTCTAGACCTCAAAGACATTCAAAACGGGCCGTTTGTGTATATTGTCCCAGTAGCAGGTGCAACTGAAGTTCATGACATCACATCTAAGAATGATGTCAAAGTCACAAAGGAGGAAACAGAGAAAGAAGCAAAAGTCTGTCCAAGACACCGAGCAGGTCGGAGGAGGAGACGTAAACACAGGGCGATGAAGTCTCGCGCTGTCTATTCAGACACTACTCTGTACAAGAGTCTAGGAACTAGTTTATACACCCAAGCAGAGTAA